The following coding sequences lie in one Nycticebus coucang isolate mNycCou1 chromosome 18, mNycCou1.pri, whole genome shotgun sequence genomic window:
- the LOC128570389 gene encoding olfactory receptor 1E2-like produces MTGRNQTVISEFLLLGLPIKPEQQNLFYALFLAIYLTTVLGNLLIIVLIRLDCHLHTPMYLFLSNLSFSDLCFSSVTMPKLLQIVQRRDPSIPYAGCLTQMYFFLFFADLESFLLVAMAYDRYVAICFPLHYSTIMSSQLCLSLVVLSWVLTTFHAMLHTLLMARLCFCGDNVIPHFFCDMSALLKLACSDTQVNELVIFIMGGLILIIPFVLIIVSYARIVSSILKVSSARGIHKAFSTCGSQLSVVSLFYGTVIGLYLCPSANNSTLKETVMAMMYTVVTPMLNPFIYSLRNRDMKEALGRVICKRKILLSL; encoded by the coding sequence ATGACAGGAAGGAACCAAACTGTCATCTCTGAGTTCCTCCTCCTGGGCCTGCCTATCAAACCAGAGCAGCAAAACCTATTCTATGCCCTGTTCCTGGCCATATATCTTACCACCGTCCTGGGGAACCTCCTCATCATAGTCCTCATTCGACTGGACTGCCATCTTCACACacctatgtatttatttctcaGCAACTTGTCCTTCTCTGACCTTTGCTTTTCCTCTGTTACAATGCCCAAATTGCTGCAGATCGTGCAGAGACGAGACCCATCTATTCCCTATGCAGGCTGCCTGACTCAGATgtacttcttcctgttttttgCAGACCTGGAGAGCTTTCTTCTTGTGGCCATGGCCtatgaccgctatgtggccatctgtTTCCCCCTGCACTACAGCACCATCATGAGCTCCCAGCTCTGTCTCTCCCTGGTGGTGCTGTCCTGGGTGCTGACCACGTTCCATGCCATGTTGCACACCCTGCTCATGGCCAGATTGTGTTTTTGTGGGGACAACGTGATCCCTCACTTTTTCTGTGATATGTCTGCTTTGCTAAAGTTGGCCTGTTCTGACACTCAAGTTAATGAATTGGTGATATTCATCATGGGAGGCCTCATTCTTATCATCCCATTTGTCCTCATCATTGTGTCCTATGCACGAATTGTATCCTCCATCCTCAAGGTCTCTTCTGCTAGGGGTATTCACAAGGCCTTCTCTACCTGTGGCTCCCAGCTCTCTGTGGTGTCACTGTTCTATGGGACAGTTATTGGATTATACTTATGCCCATCAGCTAATAATTCTACTCTGAAGGAGACTGTCATGGCTATGATGTACACTGTGGTGACCCCCATGCTGAACCCCTTTATCTACAGTCTGAGGAACAGAGACATGAAGGAAGCCCTGGGAAGAGtcatttgtaaaaggaaaattctCTTATCTCTGTGA
- the LOC128570698 gene encoding olfactory receptor 3A2: MEPQTETNKTTVAEFILLGLVETEEMQFVVFVLFLIAYLITVGGNLSILAAILVEPKLHTPMYFFLGNLSMLDVGCITVTVPAMLGQLLSHKHTISYNACLTQLFFFHLLAGMDCFLLTAMAYDRFLAICRPLTYSTRMSQMVQRMLVAMSWTCAFTNALAHTVTISTLNFCGPNVINHFYCDLPQLFQLSCSSTQLNELLLFVAAAFMAVAPLVLITASYAHVAAAVLRIRSAEGRKKAFSTCGSHLTVVGIFYGTGVFSYMRLGSVESSNKDKGVGVFMTVINPMLNPLIYSLRNTDVQGALCQVLVGRWSLI, translated from the coding sequence ATGGAGCCACAAACTGAGACCAACAAAACCACTGTTGCTGAGTTCATTCTCCTGGGCCTAGTGGAAACTGAAGAGATGCAGTTTGTGGTCTTTGTACTCTTCCTCATTGCCTACCTGATAACTGTTGGGGGCAACCTCAGCATCCTGGCTGCCATCTTAGTGGAGCCTAAACTCCACAcacccatgtacttcttcctgggGAACCTATCAATGCTGGATGTTGGATGTATCACTGTCACTGTTCCTGCGATGTTGGGTCAACTCTTATCCCACAAGCATACAATTTCCTATAATGCCTGCCTTacacaactcttcttcttccacctTCTGGCTGGGATGGACTGCTTCCTGTTGACCGCCATGGCCTATGACCGATTCTTGGCCATCTGCCGGCCCCTCACTTATAGCACCCGCATGAGCCAGATGGTCCAAAGGATGCTGGTGGCCATGTCCTGGACTTGTGCCTTCACCAATGCACTGGCCCACACTGTAACCATATCCACACTCAATTTCTGTGGCCCCAATGTGATCAATCACTTCTATTGTGATCTCCCACAGCTCTTTCAGCTCTCCTGCTCCAGCACCCAACTCAATGAGCTGCTGCTCTTTGTAGCAGCAGCCTTTATGGCTGTGGCCCCCTTGGTCCTCATCACTGCATCCTATGCCCATGTGGCAGCTGCAGTCTTGCGAATCCGCTCTGCAGAGGGCAGGAAGAAAGCCTTCTCTACATGTGGTTCCCACCTCACTGTAGTAGGCATCTTCTATGGGACAGGCGTCTTCAGCTACATGAGGCTTGGCTCAGTGGAATCTTCAAATAAGGATAAAGGGGTTGGGGTTTTCATGACTGTTATCAACCCCATGCTTAACCCACTTATCTACAGCCTCAGAAATACTGATGTTCAGGGTGCTCTGTGTCAGGTACTTGTGGGGAGGTGGTCCCTGATCTGA